The genomic DNA CAATTAATTCTTTAATAGAACTGGACGTTTTTCTTTTAGCTCTAGCTTCTAAAAATCGTCCTAACATTAAAAATGATGCTAACATTATAGCTGTTTCATAAAACATAAAACTTGAATCAAGAACAATGTTAAAAGTACCTAGGAAACTAGATATAAAAGCTACTAAAATACCCATAGTATACATTACATCCATATCTAAGTTTTTATGTGCTAATGAATTAAAACCAGCTTTAATAATAGGGTATGAAACATAAACAAAAGGAATTATCGATATTATAAGTGAAAGTACAGACATGGATATTCCAATATCCTCAAATAACATATGTGGTGTAAACATTAATCCCATTAATATTCCAGAAAAAACAAAACCAACAATTATACGATTTTTCTTGTCTTTTATATCTTTTTCATATAATTTATCATCCATATCTGGATCAAGTTGATCAGTTATCCCTAAAAAATCAAATCCAAGATCTTTTATAGATTTTCCCATATCATCAACAGAAACAAGATTTTTATCATAGACTACAAAGGCATTTTCAGAACTTAAATTAACAGATACCTTACTTACCCCATCTAAATTATTTAATGCTTTTTCAATGTTTAGAACACAATTAGCACAATGCATTCCACCAATTTTTAAAGTAACTTCTGATTTACGAACACTAAACCCTGCATCCTCAATGCTTCTATCAATATCAGAAACTTCTACACTATTAGGATCATATTCTACCCTTGCTTTATTTGTATTAATATCAACTTCAGCTTTAGCTCCATCTAATTTATTAATGGAAGTCTCCACATTTAATGCACAAGAAGCACAATGCATTCCCTCAATAGATAGTTCTATTTTTTTAATAGAATTTTCATTATCTTTATGATCATCATCCTTATGATCATTATATTTATGATATTTATCTTTATAATCATTGTCATTATTTTTTTGACTTGTTTTATTATTTTGAGCCATGAAAACACTCCGAAATATAATAATAATTAAAAATATCCTAATCATCTAAAAAAAATAAAAATTAAGAATAATTAATCAGAAATTAGGAACACCTAAATTATGTATTAAAATATCTATCTTAAAGTTATTATATGTTTTGATTATAATTTTAGATTTGATATGATGATTTGATTATAATTGTCCAAAAACTTGATTAATAAAAAACTTATAATATTATAATCAATAAGAACTTGATTAATCAATACAAGTTAATATTAAGAGTATTATGATTAATATTATGGATAATACTATGAATAACAGTATAATAATAGTATAATTAATAGTATGATTAATATATTTTGATTAATAATTTTATTAGTATATTTCAGTATATTAATTGTGTATTCTAATTAAAAATATCCTTAACAATAGTACCATCCTGAATAACCATTAAAATATTATTCGGATTAGATAGATGGCTAATATCCACTAAAGGATTTTTAGAAACCATAATCAAATCAGCAGATTTTCCAATTTCTACTGAACCCACTTCATCATCAATTTCTAATGCTTTAGCTGCTTCAATTGTTCCAGAAGCAATAGCTTCACTTGGGGACATCCCAATTTCACATAATAATTCTAATTCTTTTAAATTATTTCCATGAGGAATGACACCAGAATCAGTACCCATAAGCATTTTAACTCCTTCTTTATATGCCATAATCATATTATCTTTATGTACTCTTTCAGTTTGGAGTCCATTTTCAGCACTTCTTCCTTTTATTATCCCTTGATTAACCTGTTCTACAACACCTTTCATTACAGAACATGTTGGTACTAAATAAATTCCTTTTTTAACCATTAGCTGAGCAGTTTTTCTATCAATAAAAGTTCCATGATCGATGAATTGAATTCCTGCCTTTATAGAATTCTTAATACCACCCAAACCATGGGCATGAGAAGAAACTTTAGCTCCACCCCTCATATCTGCCTCTTTTACAATAGCTTTTAACTCTTTTACATTAAATTGACTAAATTCAGGAGCATCATTAGCACTAATAACTCCACCAGTTGACATTACCTTTATGAAATCGGCTTGAGCTCTGAAAACTTCTCTTGTCTTTTTTATTACTCCCTCAACACCATCACAAACTGGAAGAGG from Methanobrevibacter arboriphilus JCM 13429 = DSM 1125 includes the following:
- a CDS encoding metal-dependent hydrolase family protein, whose protein sequence is MNSILIKNITIIDSNYDEPLENVSIFIKDGKIADIGKSTCIDIDDGTNIIDAEGMFILPGFIDMHVHLMANGFIKEDDLTNPLANYFYQAVKNMKDTIDAGVTYVRDCGLADIGVKMAVEKKIFPAPKMKISVMPLSITGGHFDFALNSGIDTVINYPGFPLPVCDGVEGVIKKTREVFRAQADFIKVMSTGGVISANDAPEFSQFNVKELKAIVKEADMRGGAKVSSHAHGLGGIKNSIKAGIQFIDHGTFIDRKTAQLMVKKGIYLVPTCSVMKGVVEQVNQGIIKGRSAENGLQTERVHKDNMIMAYKEGVKMLMGTDSGVIPHGNNLKELELLCEIGMSPSEAIASGTIEAAKALEIDDEVGSVEIGKSADLIMVSKNPLVDISHLSNPNNILMVIQDGTIVKDIFN